The Musa acuminata AAA Group cultivar baxijiao chromosome BXJ2-2, Cavendish_Baxijiao_AAA, whole genome shotgun sequence genome has a segment encoding these proteins:
- the LOC135605174 gene encoding gamma carbonic anhydrase 1, mitochondrial-like, whose amino-acid sequence MGTLGRAIYTVGFWIRETGQAIDRLGCRLQGNYLFQEQLSRHRTLMNIFDKVPNVHKDAFVAPGASVIGDVQVGQGSSIWYGCVLRGDVNSIHVGSSTNIQDNSLVHVAKSNLSGKVLPTIIGDNVTIGHSVVLHGCTVEDEAFVGMGAVLLDGVVVEKHGMVAAGALVRQNTRIPCGEVWGGNPAKFLRKLTEEEVAFISQSATNYTNLAQVHAVENAKSFDEIEFEKVLRKKFARRDEEYDSMLGVVREVPPELILPDNVLPDKSPKPSH is encoded by the exons ATGGGGACGCTGGGGAGGGCGATCTACACCGTCGGATTCTGGATCCGGGAGACCGGCCAGGCCATCGACCGCCTCGGCTGCCGCCTCCAGGGCAACTACCTCTTTCAGGAGCAGT tgtCGAGGCATCGCACACTCATGAACATATTTGACAAAGTACCGAATGTACATAAAGATGCCTTTGTGGCTCCAGGCGCATCTGTTATTGGTGATGTCCAAGTAGGCCAAGGATCATCAATTTGGTATGGATGTGTTCTCCGAG GTGATGTTAACAGCATCCATGTCGGATCTAGCACAAACATACAAGATAATTCCCTGGTGCATGTGGCAAAATCTAATCTAAGTGGGAAGGTCCTACCAACTATAATTGGAGATAACGTCACAATAG GTCATAGTGTTGTCTTGCATGGATGCACTGTTGAGGATGAAGCATTTGTTGGAATGGGTGCTGTCCTGCTTGATGGAGTTGTCGTGGAAAAGCATGGAATGGTTGCTGCTGGAGCacttgtaaggcagaatacaaggatCCCTTGTGGAGAG GTATGGGGAGGAAATCCTGCAAAGTTCCTGAGGAAACTAACTGAAGAAGAGGTGGCTTTTATTTCTCAGTCTGCTACCAACTATACCAACTTGGCTCAGGTGCACGCTGTGGAGAATGCCAAGTCTTTCGATGAGATCGAGTTCGAGAAAGTACTGCGCAAGAAGTTTGCTCGCAGGGATGAGGAGTATGATTCGATGCTTGGAGTGGTCCGCGAAGTTCCTCCTGAGCTGATTCTTCCTGACAACGTCTTGCCAGACAAATCTCCCAAGCCTTCACACTAG
- the LOC103973964 gene encoding probable mediator of RNA polymerase II transcription subunit 26b: protein MASSSGPLDYWRKFFRSANSDIFEVMEHAILVAASDYPQEFRSRRDQIVEKLFAVLLPRCFGCDRVAEGEEGDRSVKRDGEKESKVDSSNDGPEDLNRIVSNYSFDEAEALTEEIEEESQIVGEVLRIKEIFANHHDESDSVLFESLRRLQLMELSVEVLKATEIGKAVNGLRRHNSKPIRHLVRTLIEGWKLLVDEWVRATAAVADDKSPESVNPPMEDEEGLPSPPLDEGALFATQTASIQLSEFFDEMDDDGNFRNNMDVEKQRENGMPTVHDVPQRKIQPLDQSLMPKEKPETRRQELRELAVPEGKEVMRKEPPHSAIPEELKQMRQQAPVMRRMKQQDPLICQSKHEGILNKQSKPVIPDSGPGRPPKLVRTLKAGGEMKPKQYQDDAGPRRKQLVTTQDKTKFSEEASMRTKLELAKRKLHEGYQQAEHAKKQRTIQVMELHDLPTQRHNKHPVPKSRNNIRNWANGRR from the exons ATGGCGAGCTCGTCCGGGCCGCTCGATTACTGGAGAAAGTTCTTCCGCAGTGCCAATTCGGATATATTCGAGGTGATGGAGCACGCAATCCTCGTCGCGGCCTCTGATTACCCCCAGGAGTTCAGGAGCAGGAGGGATCAGATAGTAGAGAAGCTGTTCGCCGTGCTGCTGCCGCGATGCTTCGGGTGCGATCGCGTTGCCGAGGGGGAGGAGGGTGATCGCAGCGTTAAGAGGGACGGGGAAAAGGAGAGCAAGGTGGACAGTAGCAATGATGGGCCTGAGGACTTGAACCGGATCGTGAGCAATTACAGCTTTGACGAGGCGGAGGCACTCACCGAGGAGATTGAAGAAGAGAGCCAAATCGTTGGGGAGGTTCTCAGGATTAAGGAGATCTTTGCCAACCACCATGATGAG TCTGATAGTGTATTGTTCGAATCGTTGAGGAGGCTGCAGTTGATGGAGCTTTCTGTCGAAGTACTGAAG GCAACTGAAATTGGAAAGGCAGTTAACGGTCTGCGAAGACACAACTCAAAGCCAATTCGCCACCTTGTCCGCACTCTTATTGA GGGTTGGAAGCTTTTGGTAGATGAATGGGTGAGGGCTACAGCGGCCGTTGCAG ATGATAAATCTCCGGAGTCTGTAAATCCTCCCATGGAAGATGAGGAAGGGCTTCCTTCTCCTCCCTTGGATGAGGGAGCTTTGTTTGCCACACAAACTGCTTCCATCCAGCTCTCTGAG TTCTTCGACGAAATGGATGATGATGGAA ATTTTAGAAATAACATGGACGTCGAGAAGCAGCGAGAAAATGGAATGCCTACGGTACATGATGTACCACAGAGGAAAATACAGCCTCTAGATCAATCTTTAATGCCAAAAGAGAAGCCGGAGACAAGGAGGCAAGAGCTGCGAGAGTTGGCTGTTCCAGAAGGGAAGGAAGTGATGAGGAAAGAACCACCGCATTCAGCTATTCCAGAAGAGTTAAAACAGATGAGGCAGCAGGCACCGGTAATGAGACGAATGAAGCAACAGGATCCCTTGATATGCCAATCCAAGCATGAGGGTATTTTGAACAAGCAAAGCAAGCCAGTGATTCCCGATTCTGGGCCTGGCAGACCACCAAAGCTAGTCCGCACTCTAAAAGCTGGCGGTGAGATGAAGCCTAAGCAGTATCAAGATGACGCTGGACCTCGGAGAAAGCAGTTGGTAACCACACAAGAT AAAACAAAATTCTCAGAGGAAGCCTCCATGAGAACTAAGCTAGAACTGGCGAAAAGGAAGCTTCATGAAGGCTACCAGCAGGCAGAACATG CAAAGAAGCAGCGAACTATACAAGTAATGGAGCTGCATGATCTGCCGACACAACGGCACAATAAACATCCTGTTCCGAAATCCAGAAACAACATCAGAAATTGGGCAAATGGTCGGCGATAG